Genomic DNA from Cheilinus undulatus linkage group 10, ASM1832078v1, whole genome shotgun sequence:
ctgagccctcagCTGTTTTTTAACCACTGTCTCTCGCCTGggcttattgtcttaaaaagcttgtaaaatatcaaccctgtggttcacagtcaagctctaaaaatcagtttttttcaggacaacttAGGCTTAAAGAATATGTCtactgcagtaatgtcacttgaattaaaaaaaaaaaagtatattaaTGGGACTAAAAAGACACAAGAAAAAGAATTGGAACTCAAAGATTTTATGTGTGACAGTAAATAATAAtgactaagatttttttttgttcacaaacttgttctcccatctcttgggaaccagaaagtgaaaaaaaattcccTCAAAAAGTCCCTCAAGCAACTACAATTGCTCTTTCTGAAGAAGAACTGGATAAACATGACCTGAAtgaatgagaacctacacaCAGACATTGAAAGAACACAAGATGGTTGCTAATGCGATGCTAGTGGCAAAGATgatcaaaaatagattaaataatgaataaaaaaaggtgTTCAATATCAGTTTCTGGTGAAGATTTCATCTTTGAATGCCCTGGATAGTCACCCAAGTTCAAGGCGGGCTACTGTGGGAGCTATGAAGGCATAGATAGCGGCAAACAGACGGCTACCACAAGGGACACAAGTAAGTGGctgtgatttatggttcaaaagtgatTCACGCCTTTATAacctctttctcttcttgtcCTATATaacatcagtctcagagggttaacacCTAATCTTTGTAGCCACAATCTTAGAGCATCAAAGTGACATCACTGATAAGCTGATCGCTTTAACCCATGAGTGTCAGCTATTGGCTGCTACTACTAAATTCAATTGcggtgggaaaaatggttggtACTGTTGAACTCTGTGGAGACGAGCTCCACCAGATAAAAGAGGTTTGAGCCTGTAGAAGGCGCTCTCTATGCATATGTCTGAAAtgtaattttgaaattaaatacTTAAATATTTGGATTCTTACTGATCATAAATATAGCTTTGGTTCAGGCAGGTCGCTAGTCAAGCCATAATTAAGATCAGCTAATCTCGTGTAAACTTTCATCAGCTGTCAGCCAGCTGATTTCGAAGCACGCTTTGGCTTAAGGCTCatatgctgccttatttaaactgctcttatCTGGCTATTCTCTGCCActttctctgcaagctgctcctgcaacccacctccaccccagctcctccttcattctgttCCTTActtaatgtcattctgttgtgaTTGATGCCTGGcctgccttgtttttttttttttgctgtttctctcCCTGACCCAGGCTTTCTTTATTGgtataggaagagcaggaaagTGTGCTGTTCCTGCCTAGTGCCTTCTATATAgtcttgtggaagggcaggggggtcccagaacagccacaccaccaaacatacaaagtggtcctgactgaaacacTACTAAGTACCCATAAACACAGGATTTCAGCTGAGAGGAGTGGTCTTGGTGCTTAGTTACTCTTTACACTGTGAATGTTAAGATATTTCTAACTCAGGAAACCTGTGGAAACGCCAATTATGTAACTGCGGCAAAGCAAGAGACAGGTTTCATGGTCTAAAGTGAAACAAGCAGCAGTTTCCTCAAGTGAACGCCTAAGCAAACACATAAATTGCTTGAAGGGCAGCCAGTGTTTGAACATGTACAAAACAAGTACAAAGGTCTGTCACTTGAGCTGGAGACTGTCCAAAACTACACTGTCAGACAACCCAACTTGTTTGGTACAAAACTCCTAGCAGGGTATAaagcatgggtgtcaaactcaaggcccaggggctaAATCTGGCCCACggtgcagttatacccagcCCACCAAATCATATGATCATTTAATTATTACTGGTCTGTCACTCTGagaatgatttataatatccttgttgagccataaaaattagaaatagtaaacagtaaaaataatttgataaaaagtcaggaacgtgggGAAGACATTaatgttttctctatattttcaattctgcatctcacagttatgaccaatagttatggttttgactttgtatttcatatttcaaccttAACAGCTCATAActttgatgttttatctcatatttttaccttttagattaataattttaaatgttaaatcctatttagaccttttaaagtcatgatttcgacttttatcttgttttgacctttttcaactcctaactttagcttttatctcattttttaccttaaaaactcatgatttttaattgtatctgttttttttaccttttaaaatcatgattttgacttttatctcacattttgacctttatcaacccctaaatttgaattttatctcatttttttttttaccttaaaatgcatgatttattattttatttcatattttgacatttgaaactcgtgattttgatgtttacctcctattttgactgttaaaaattatgactttgaattttatttcagtttttgacttttaaaattcatggtttcagtctTCTACCTCAggttttgccttttaaaaacattattttgactttaaatgtcatgtttttacctttgaaactcagaagtttgactttttatcacagattttgactttttaatttatcatgttcaccttttaatcgcaaaatcatttatcatcagtaccAAAAttttacccccataattcatttgtGGTGAAAATAAGCtttacattttatggttaaatatattcctgtcaggccctcaggctagacccaagttcagaatctggcccctgctgtgattttcttgtattttttatttaacctttatttaattaggagaaaacctcattgagatttaaaatctccttttcaagagtgtcctggccaagacagcagcagagaacagtGATTgagttggacacccctggtataAAAGAATTGGCATTTTTAGCTTGAGAAAGGTTTTCATAAAAAGCACCCTGAGAGGATGTTAACTGCAAGAAATGGGTGGACACAGTGCAAATAGGTGCTGATTTTAATACCTTGATTTCAACATGATTATACAAGAGAAAATTAACCAATATACAGGAGATTTATGACCGATagaaaattgtatttattataCTTTCCAAGATACATTCTATTCATTTGTAATGTCAATAAACACTCATAATTTTAACGTAACAGTACTTTTAAATAAGGACCGGAAAGAGTTAGGCTGATAAAAGAATTTTGAAAAGGAGCCTTCCTTGACGATATAACCTCAaactaaataaattaaacaaaattactTGAAGCCATCATGACTGAGCATTTTTACTAATATCGCACATGATGTTTTATGATATGATTCTGTCCAAGTCTAACAATTTTAGAGTTTCAATTAGCAAGCCTTCTCCGCCTCGCAACACACCTCCGTTTCCCCCATCCCAACAATTCTGGAACCATATCAAGTTTAATGCACATTTATTTTGGTTGCATAATGTTAATAAGAAACCTTTTACAAGATACTGTGGGAGATATAAGAATAAGGAAACTGCTTGAAACTTCACAGACTCTATCAGGCCTCAGCTTTGCCGTGCGACACAATAAAAAGGAAACATCACATACCACATTTAACAACCCTCGTCCAGCGGGTCGAGTTCTTCAGAGAAactgagaaacaaaaaaaacccataaatCGACTCAGCAGTCACATCTGGTGGCCTGAATAAGCTCTGATGCATCAGTCAATCAAGTCCTTTCCACTCTTTGTGTATTATTCCTTTTAAATAATACCAGTAACTCTTTAAATAATCCTgcatagaaaaataaattaactaTGTTTGTTAAATTCTTTTTACTACGAATTGAGAACTGACAAAGGGAGTTGAATCACCGATTGAATTCTATTAGCGGTTTATTTGACATTTCTGGCTTGTAGTCTCTTGATGATGATGCTCCATCGTACAGTatttatgtgtatgtgtgtgaggaGGTCTTTGTCCTTCCTTGTAATTTACAAACCAGTCCCACAGATACAAATAATGTAAGACTTACAAAATAAATTCCAGGTTACGCTTACATAGCAAGCAGCTTTGTAATTTTTGATATCCttgggtttttttctgaaacaatGTCCTCTGACAGTGTATGTGCCGTTAGATTTCACCCAAAACATACATTTACTGTACGTAGCAATTCCGAAGAGGGACACAACTCCATTCAGAAGACACTATATTTAACATGGCTCTTTACACAAAGAGAACAAGTCATTAAATCATTCCACAAAAAAGAGTTTTGCAGTGCCTTGGATTACCGTGAATGGAAAAGAGGAGCCTCCCCCGGTAAAGAGCAGATGTGTAATCCAGACAACATGGCAGAGATTCTGCACTGGAATCCTGAACGCATCCCCAAGAACAGATAGATATCCTCACgtgaataaaaaataacaaaaaacaaaatgaaagtagCATCCATTGAGTCACCAACTGTGTTAATATCATCCCAGATACTGGAGCCTTTCCAAAGCAAAAGAACAACCAAAGTGATCTCCTttttaattctcatttttttttttttttctaaaagagGGCTGAAGATGGGCGGCTTTACTCTCAAGTCTTCAAGACCCTTTGATTTggttggaaaaacaaaaaggaggaggaaagaacaagaagaagaaacaaaaataaggaGATAAGTACCCATTTCAATAGCAGCAAAAACACTATGACTGTTTGGTTGCTTTTTAGGGTGCTATTGTATGTATGTGGGAGTCATACATGTAGTGGCATGGGTAATCCAAAAGGGTCTTTAACTGTAAAATAGATCCACACTGATCTTAGCTATAGCATTTGTTCTGTGGAGCCATTTTGTCCATCTCTGCATTGGTCATTAAGGGTTTCCAGAAGGCACTTTTTTGctgtgtgtgggagtgtgtgtgcatgtgtggctgcagagagaaagagagagagcgagaagGATGAAGACAGAAAGTGAGAGATTGTGTGGTGTTTTGTGTGTAtggccaaagaaaaaaaaaggtagatgTGTTTGGCTGTGTCTGACTTCCTCATATACTGTATGTGCGGTGAAATCAATGCACTAAATCGAACAGAATCCCTACATTTTACTCAGTGCAGTCTGCTCCTCAAGCACCTGCAGGTAATCAGGCGTTCCTTGGAGCTTGGCTTTGAGCTCATAATACTCACTTTTTCTCTGCTCCACCACGATCTTACTGTGGTTCCCACCTATCAGCGATgatttcttcatctttttatcCAGTGTTTTCTCTGGGTAGCGGATCTCATAACCACCCATCCCTATACTGTTGAAATCTCTTTTGCTGTCCAAGAAGTTTTGGATGAACATGCTGGGCTCTCGGTGAGGAAGGAACTCCTCGAGTTCATCGATGGTGCTGAGACGCTTGTTGCGCTCCAAGGTGGAAAGTGAGTCTTTATCCTTGTCGGCACTGTTGCGGAGGATGATCTTCTGCCTCTGTGAGTCTGCAAACTTGAAGCCAGCGTCCATGTCTGAGGAGCGGCCGATGCCACATGTGTGGCTCTTGCCTATGTGCTCAATAGTTTGGGGAATAAATGTCTCAGCTCCTAAGTCGTCTCCAGGGATGGAGCTTTTTTTGCCAGATTTGTGTCCGTGCCTGCGGAGCTGCAAAGACATAGAGCCGCACTCTTGATTGCCAAGCCCTTCCTGCCTGCCCACTGGTTTTTTATTCCTCCTTAAGACAAACACCAGAAGGCAGAAGGCCACAAACACAGTAAGGATAAGCACTACGAGAATGCTAAGGATCATAATGGAGAGAGGCACAGGACCTCCAGGCGGTGCTTTTCCAACTCCAGCAGGCGACACTGAGGTCAAAAGAGGGGTGGCGCTGGTGAGAATAAACGGTGGTCTCGCAACAAGTTTAGGACACAAGATCTCATTTTTCAAGAGGCGCAGCTCGATGTTGGAGAACTGCACAGGGGATGCACATTTCACCTCTTTGGCAGCCACTCCATCACTGAGCTTCTCTAGCCAGAGTTTGAGAGCGACTAGATCGCAGGAACACTCCCACGGGTTCCCTTCCAGGTCTATCTGGGTCAACGATCGCAGCTGGTCCAGGACACCGCTCACTGGCAGGGTCATGAAGTGATTGTTTTTTAGATTCAGTCTTGCTAAGGAGACACCAGCAAACACATAGGCTGGGAGACTCCGCAGAACATTGTTGTTGAGATATAGAAGTTGAAGGTTTGGCATTGGGTCAAATGTGCCCGCTAGGATTTCTTTAATGGCATTGTATTCCAAATATAGGTACTGCAAATTTACAAGACCCAGAAACATTTCTGGATGTAGCTGTTCTAGTTGGTTTCCATTCAAATACAGTCTCCTTAGGTTAGTGAGGTtggaaaaaacacctttttgGACAGTAACAATCTGATTGCTGCCAAGATGTAGCAAATCTAAGCCTTCATACCCTTGAAAATCAGTGGGGCTAATGTCACGGATGTAATTCCCACTAAGGTGAAGTTTCTTGGCATTTGGGGGTTTGGGAATGAGATCAGCTAAATTTTTAATGTTCCTCTCCTGACAGCTGACACTGATGCCAAAGTCAGAAGGGTGGGCTTTACAACTACAGGGCTGTGGACACAATGGAGGGGGTCGTGTCTGAGAGGAAACAATCTGACTATTTCTTCCAAAGGGGGGTAAACCAGCCACGATACCATTACCGTAAATCTTAGATGAGTCAGTGGTTTTTGGCGCTTTTGTGATATGAGGAGCCACTGTGGTTGGGGACGTTTTGGAGGGTGGCTGCCCATTATCAGGCATTACAGGGGGCATCCTAACATCAAAGTCACTTCCTGTTCCCATGGGACAAAGCTCCTGTTTGTTGGTTTCTTTCAGGAGTCTCCCGTACAAGTCACTTGGTGTTTCACATATGGCCTCACCGATAAAAATGTTATAAGGCATGTTTTCAAGCCATGCCTTTAGAGGTGCTAGATCACAGGTACAATTCCAAGGGTTGTCATCCAGCTGCAGCTCAACAATGCGCCCAATATGTTCCAGAACCCCCAAATATGGAAGTTTTTGGATCCTGTTCCCCCTTATATCCAGGTGTGTCAGTGAGGCAAAGCGAAATATGTTGTCAGGAAGGGCCTGGATGAGATTATCATTCAGGATGAGCACTTTTAATTTGTGCAGTTTATTAAAAGCTCCCTTTTCGATGTATTTTATCAAGTTGTAGTCAGCCTGGAGATATTCCAAGTTCTCTATCCCTTGGAAAGTGTCCGCTCGCAGCACCTTAAGCTCATTATTGTTCAGGTGCAGCTGTTTGAGAGCGCTCATCCCCATGAACGCTCCACCTTCAATGTTCTGAAGTTTATTGTTTCCCAGCTGCAGTGACACAGCGTGGGTGAAGTTGAGGAACGAGTTTGGGTAGAGGATTATTAAGAAGTTGTTCTGAAAGTTCAGGTGGTAGAGCGACGAGGCCGGCGGGATGAGCTGCGTGGGCCGATAGACGGTGATCTTCTCGCAGTTGACGTACAGCACGTTTTCCACTGACATGCAGGAGCAGGCGCTGCAGGTCTCAGCCATCAAGTCAGAGGGGGACGGGTCTGGCATCTGGGGTCCGTCCGACatggagggggaggagagggaggaggagaaggagccGGTGATGGAGGAAGAAAAGGCTGCCAGTAGGAATACGAGCAGCATCTCGCCGGTTAGAAATCCTCCCCCAGAAAACCATTTAGTAACCTtcggagaaagaaaaaaagttgcatGCAGCAGCATTCACACAAAAGCATACGTATGTAGAGAGAagcccacacacacaaacacacaaacacagacagcaaACCATCAAAATGTATATTTGATACTGACTATACTTATCAATCACTTGTATTTTCCCCCTTAAGTATGAGAAATGACCAAGCTATCCTGCACAATTCACATCATTAATCATATTTTTAGATCAGCTCAAAGATGGATACTTGATGCTGATTTTTCAATACTGCAGGGAAGGCTCTCACTATTACTCAAACCTTGAACTGCAGCACATTTATGCATCTTAGTTTGGCAGCTGAAGCATTCAGCATCATGTTGGatgatgtttttaactctgtgtTGCCACCTTGTCGGCATTCTTAGAAATAATCCAACCAAGCAAACTAGGTTTAATACTTTGACTAAAGCTAAAGGCAGCAATACTGTGAGCTGCACACTCAGGTTATTTAGGAGAGCAACTGTGAGAGCGAGGAGAAGATGAAGACTTGAGAGTCTGCCCATCGCTGACATATTGAGAAGGTTTGAGCACATAAATCCTTTTTAATACTGTAACCACCAAATACATGGAGAAAGACGCGCTGcgtaaatttgaaaataaataaatcagtgacAATTTCAAGCCATCATTAATTAACAAGGGTGCAATATAAAGACTTACCCAAAGCCGAGGTGGTAATGAATGCAGCTCCCTCCGGAGACACGGGGCAGCTTTGGTGAGACATGGATGGAGACGTGAGGGAACAGTTCTCCCAGCTGAAGTGAAACGTACGTAGTTAGAGGGGCGCAACAAGGTTTCTCCAGCTCTTATATCCCCATGCAGGCTACTGTATATCAACCCGAGCCAGGCACACTGGAGGGGGGGGGATGCAGTGGAGatggagagaaaggagaggggTAGGGAGGGGGAGCTCCGATTTCAGCCGATGCGCCTTTTACTGACGGGCTCCTCTTGCTTGGAAAAATCACCCCTTTGGTCGTTCGGTCCCCAAGGTGGTTGTACTACCTCCATGGGAGAGCGTTCATTTGGTtgcaggagagagaaagagcgaggcttggaaaaaaaaaagagagagaggaggagagagagagagagcaagaaaaggcagagagagggagggagggagagagagaaaaagagaaggagagaagcaGACGGCTTTTAGAGATGTTGAAGGCGCGTCCGGCGACTCCAAGGCGTGAAAAAAGGCGCAAGGTGGTCAGTGATGCGGTGGAAGAAGTCCGTCATTTTTGGGGTTGTTGTGGAGAAGGACTAAAAGAGGATGGTCAACGCTGTGCGTCTGGCTTCAGCGCTGCTCAGCAACCCCCAACGATCCGAAAGAATAAATGTTGGTTTGTTTCGGGTGAAGTTGCGCACCGGGATAAAGCTTGGGATGGCGACAGCAGCCAAAAAGCTCCCATCTGGGTTATGTGTACATGTTTCCCAGTTAGGAGACGTAAATCCAGTCTTATTGTCTCAAGCAGTCAGTTTATTTTCATGCAGCGGAGGAGAAATTAGTCTTTTTCAGTGCCCA
This window encodes:
- the slitrk4 gene encoding SLIT and NTRK-like protein 4 yields the protein MLLVFLLAAFSSSITGSFSSSLSSPSMSDGPQMPDPSPSDLMAETCSACSCMSVENVLYVNCEKITVYRPTQLIPPASSLYHLNFQNNFLIILYPNSFLNFTHAVSLQLGNNKLQNIEGGAFMGMSALKQLHLNNNELKVLRADTFQGIENLEYLQADYNLIKYIEKGAFNKLHKLKVLILNDNLIQALPDNIFRFASLTHLDIRGNRIQKLPYLGVLEHIGRIVELQLDDNPWNCTCDLAPLKAWLENMPYNIFIGEAICETPSDLYGRLLKETNKQELCPMGTGSDFDVRMPPVMPDNGQPPSKTSPTTVAPHITKAPKTTDSSKIYGNGIVAGLPPFGRNSQIVSSQTRPPPLCPQPCSCKAHPSDFGISVSCQERNIKNLADLIPKPPNAKKLHLSGNYIRDISPTDFQGYEGLDLLHLGSNQIVTVQKGVFSNLTNLRRLYLNGNQLEQLHPEMFLGLVNLQYLYLEYNAIKEILAGTFDPMPNLQLLYLNNNVLRSLPAYVFAGVSLARLNLKNNHFMTLPVSGVLDQLRSLTQIDLEGNPWECSCDLVALKLWLEKLSDGVAAKEVKCASPVQFSNIELRLLKNEILCPKLVARPPFILTSATPLLTSVSPAGVGKAPPGGPVPLSIMILSILVVLILTVFVAFCLLVFVLRRNKKPVGRQEGLGNQECGSMSLQLRRHGHKSGKKSSIPGDDLGAETFIPQTIEHIGKSHTCGIGRSSDMDAGFKFADSQRQKIILRNSADKDKDSLSTLERNKRLSTIDELEEFLPHREPSMFIQNFLDSKRDFNSIGMGGYEIRYPEKTLDKKMKKSSLIGGNHSKIVVEQRKSEYYELKAKLQGTPDYLQVLEEQTALSKM